Proteins from one Nitrososphaerales archaeon genomic window:
- a CDS encoding MarC family protein — MSLISSFFAFDIVLFAQSVVLLFAILDPIGTVPIFFALTNQTSGQRRQIVRQSVIFAAIILYVFAYVGWLIFQALGITINDFRIAGGVVLFAVAFDHLRGREDGEPRSANVAEIAAFPLATPLLAGPGAISTVIILANPPYGPLLVFLVITLNIVLAYFILSRSEWILKILGDNGSRALTRITALLIAALAVSFIRQGIINIFVPG, encoded by the coding sequence ATGTCCCTCATCTCATCCTTCTTTGCCTTCGACATCGTACTGTTCGCACAGTCGGTCGTCCTCCTCTTCGCTATCCTAGACCCGATTGGCACCGTGCCCATCTTCTTCGCTCTAACTAACCAAACCTCCGGCCAGAGGAGGCAGATAGTGAGACAGTCGGTCATCTTCGCTGCGATAATCCTCTACGTCTTCGCCTATGTGGGATGGTTAATCTTTCAGGCGCTCGGAATAACCATCAACGACTTCCGCATAGCTGGAGGCGTAGTCCTCTTCGCTGTTGCCTTCGACCACCTCAGAGGCAGGGAGGACGGTGAGCCGAGGAGCGCCAACGTGGCCGAAATAGCGGCGTTTCCGCTTGCCACGCCACTCTTGGCTGGACCGGGGGCGATCTCCACTGTGATCATACTCGCCAACCCACCCTACGGGCCGCTGCTAGTCTTCCTCGTCATCACGCTCAACATAGTTCTCGCGTATTTCATACTCTCAAGAAGCGAGTGGATCCTAAAGATCCTCGGAGACAACGGCAGCAGAGCGCTTACGAGGATAACGGCGCTCCTCATCGCTGCACTCGCAGTCTCCTTCATAAGGCAGGGAATCATCAACATATTCGTGCCGGGGTGA
- a CDS encoding phosphate uptake regulator PhoU, with amino-acid sequence MDARKVLEMGGGTLLISLPKAWARKNGVVKGSTVAVDELSGRKLIVRPIEDVAEKPKEVDVEYPKEDLTLVANDITGAYLLGYDVIRVLGKKVIAREDRDRLKSTISRLIGLEIMGEDSRQITIQFLLEPSAIDPEKIVRRMSNILEGMIKDTAEGLSDADGRLLSLVGERDDEVDRLYFLLVRTIRTAIIHQEVAERYRLAPVDVLDFRVLASFLESAGDAMAELSKKLHAIKPTKQLARKFSNCILKLREMEGLSIQSFLTRGGTRARGAYTRVSELSRGVSADLLEIARTAGANSPAFVESLGAVDRVNKLLVDISDLAVPTRILQGEPAGDR; translated from the coding sequence ATGGATGCAAGGAAGGTGCTGGAAATGGGGGGAGGGACTCTACTCATCTCTCTGCCGAAGGCGTGGGCGAGGAAGAACGGCGTCGTAAAGGGTTCCACCGTAGCGGTGGACGAGCTCTCCGGCCGCAAGCTGATTGTCAGGCCGATCGAAGACGTAGCTGAGAAACCGAAGGAAGTGGACGTGGAGTATCCCAAGGAAGACCTGACGCTCGTGGCAAATGACATCACCGGAGCCTACCTCCTCGGCTACGACGTAATTCGCGTTTTGGGGAAGAAGGTGATAGCTAGGGAGGACAGGGACAGGCTCAAGTCGACGATCAGCAGGCTCATCGGCCTTGAGATAATGGGCGAGGATTCGAGACAGATTACAATTCAGTTCCTCCTCGAACCTTCTGCCATAGACCCTGAAAAGATTGTAAGGAGGATGTCGAACATTCTGGAAGGGATGATCAAGGACACGGCCGAAGGCCTGTCGGATGCCGACGGCAGGCTCCTCTCGCTTGTCGGGGAGCGCGACGACGAGGTCGACAGGCTCTACTTTCTGCTAGTCAGGACAATAAGGACCGCAATAATACACCAGGAGGTGGCTGAGAGGTACAGGCTGGCCCCTGTGGACGTCCTTGATTTCAGAGTGCTTGCGAGCTTCCTGGAGAGCGCGGGCGACGCGATGGCAGAACTCTCCAAGAAGCTGCACGCAATCAAGCCGACGAAGCAACTCGCCAGGAAGTTCTCGAACTGCATTCTGAAGCTGCGGGAGATGGAAGGACTCTCGATCCAGTCGTTCCTTACCAGGGGCGGCACACGCGCGAGAGGAGCATACACCAGGGTCAGCGAGCTGTCGAGGGGCGTAAGCGCTGACCTCCTGGAGATAGCACGGACGGCGGGAGCTAATAGCCCGGCCTTCGTGGAGTCGCTCGGCGCAGTCGACAGGGTCAACAAGCTACTTGTGGATATCTCAGACCTGGCCGTCCCCACCAGGATTCTTCAGGGAGAGCCTGCGGGCGACAGATGA
- a CDS encoding ferredoxin: MSGEEREIRVSGKAFQRLSRAKREGEDFSDVIIRLSAATLEGLQRRGEQEVLTSDGRRLILSIDQDKCLGAMSCVSEAPSVFSYDTTQQGHWRKHAEPLGMKEVGEGEVNSETLSRAAESCPYQAIKMRDAETGEVLFP; this comes from the coding sequence ATGAGCGGCGAAGAGAGGGAGATCAGGGTCAGCGGCAAGGCTTTCCAGAGGCTGTCCCGAGCGAAGCGTGAAGGAGAAGACTTCTCGGACGTCATAATCAGGCTTTCAGCGGCTACCCTTGAGGGACTGCAGCGCAGGGGGGAGCAGGAGGTGTTGACCTCAGATGGCCGCAGGCTCATTCTATCCATCGACCAGGACAAGTGTCTGGGCGCAATGAGTTGCGTCTCCGAAGCTCCGTCTGTCTTCTCCTATGACACGACGCAACAAGGTCATTGGCGAAAGCATGCAGAACCGCTGGGGATGAAGGAGGTCGGCGAAGGCGAAGTGAACAGCGAAACGCTTTCGCGAGCTGCGGAGTCCTGCCCGTATCAGGCAATCAAAATGAGGGACGCGGAGACAGGCGAGGTTCTGTTCCCGTAA
- a CDS encoding YbaK/EbsC family protein, whose protein sequence is MGGSVERVRLHLESLGIDVEFRELSMSTKSSALAAQALGCTVAEIAKSVVFKGRGTVVVVISGDRRVDAVKLSQLKGGDVAVATPDEVREETGYPIGGVPPFPHRKEITVLADSSLLRFEWVWTAGGAPNAVFRIRTEDLLKAVGGTSVAVAAVPEHI, encoded by the coding sequence ATGGGCGGGAGCGTCGAGAGGGTCAGGCTCCACCTGGAATCCTTGGGCATCGACGTAGAGTTCAGGGAATTGAGCATGAGCACCAAGAGCTCTGCATTGGCAGCTCAGGCGTTGGGGTGCACAGTCGCAGAGATTGCGAAGAGCGTAGTATTCAAGGGCAGAGGAACGGTCGTAGTCGTCATTTCTGGAGACAGAAGAGTTGACGCAGTGAAACTCTCGCAACTAAAGGGCGGTGATGTTGCTGTGGCCACGCCGGACGAAGTCAGGGAGGAGACAGGCTACCCGATTGGCGGAGTTCCTCCTTTCCCACACCGAAAGGAGATCACGGTGCTCGCAGACTCGTCCCTACTCAGGTTCGAGTGGGTGTGGACTGCGGGAGGGGCGCCAAACGCGGTCTTCCGGATACGGACAGAAGACCTCCTGAAGGCTGTGGGTGGGACCTCTGTGGCGGTTGCGGCAGTTCCCGAACACATATAG
- a CDS encoding iron-sulfur cluster assembly protein: MAQAQVDNAELQEKLSKIIDPELGRPITEMKLIDRLGVNGGSVEIDFHLTTPFCPPVFALKIASDIKSAALTTKGVTEAKVTLRGHYLAEAVNKQVNKPPQPVG, encoded by the coding sequence GTGGCCCAGGCGCAGGTTGACAACGCAGAGCTGCAAGAGAAGCTTTCAAAGATAATCGACCCAGAGCTCGGCAGGCCCATAACCGAGATGAAGCTGATTGACAGGCTGGGCGTCAACGGCGGGTCGGTCGAGATTGATTTTCACCTGACCACCCCGTTCTGCCCTCCAGTTTTCGCTCTGAAGATAGCAAGCGACATCAAATCAGCCGCCCTTACGACTAAGGGGGTCACTGAGGCGAAGGTCACGCTGAGGGGACACTATCTTGCCGAAGCGGTGAACAAGCAGGTAAACAAACCGCCTCAGCCCGTCGGCTGA